From the genome of Streptococcus oralis:
CGGTCAGGCCATGTCATCGAATCCTCGTACAGCTATCGGGATTATCGATGAAAATCACTACATCATCGTCGTTTCGGATGGTCGTACCTCTGAAAGCAAGGGCTTGTCTCTTTACCAGATGGCAGAAGTGATGAAATCTTACGGAGTGAAGACAGCCTATAACCTTGATGGTGGTGGATCCTCAACTCTCTACTTTAACGGTCAGGTAATCAATAAACCGACTACGGGTGGAAGCAAGATATCAGAAAGGGCGGTGAGTGATATTGTCTACATCGGTTACTAAAATTAAAAACAAACGCCTCAAAAAGACACTCGTTGGCTATAGTCTTCTCACTATTTTCTTCTTTGCATTTGGCCGTATTTACGAGTCCTTTAGTTTTGGGGAGACGTCGCTTCATATGCACTATCTCTTTGCAGTACCTTTAGTAGGGGGCATTGTTCTAGCATTATTGTTGAAAATCATGCCAAACCTAGGACGAATCAGCCTAAACTTATGGAACTCGGCAGTTGCAGTCCTAACAGCTGGAATGCTCTTTCGAGGAATTGTCAATCTATCAGGTCGTTCAACGACTCTAGATCAACCTTACTGGTATGTCGGCCTAGCCTTTGGTATTTTGGCTATCGCCTCGCTTTTCTTTCATAAGAAAAACAGTCAAAAATTAGCTTAAAAATTAAAAACTGGTTGTTGAGAGGAACAGCCAGTTTTCTTGTTGAAGTTCATGACTATAGATCACAAATACCCATATTTTTTGTTTGGATTTTATGGGGCATACGAATAGTTTTCTCGGTATAATAGTCCCATAGAAGATAAGGAGGCAGGAATATGCAGATGTATTTTGGAGATGTATCACTTTGCTATAGCTATTCATTGGCAATGGCACTGGATGCCTATGGTTATGACTTTAAAGCAGAGTTTTTAGAGGCAATTATGGTAATGGGCAATGGCGCTAGTATCGCAAAGGAAGATGAACGACATCCTCTAGTATTTTTTGATAATGGAATGCCAGATCTTTCTATCTCTCATTCCTTAAAAATACTAGGGTTTGACTATGAGGATTTCTATCTAAAAGATGGAGCGGAAGTAGATTTGGAAGAGATTAAAGGAAAGTTGGAAACATTTCTGTCCAATGGATCTGTCGTACTGGGGCCTCTTGATATGGGCCATCTGACCTACAATCCCAATCACACAATCCTTTATGGTGTGGATCACTTTGTAACCGTGTATGACATTGATGATCAGTACCTCTATTTGCACGATCCAGCTGGTTTTGCCTGTATGAAGGTTGCTTTTAATGACATACTAGAAGCATGGAAGGCAGAGGCTATTGACTATAAGCGCGGAGCCTACTCCATGTGGGGAAATTTTAAGAAGGTCAAGAGTCCTAGTCAGACTGAAATCTATCAAGAAACAGCAAGGATTATGAAGACCCGATATCTGAATGGTCAAAGTGGTGTGTTGGAATGCTATGCAAAAGTAGTTGCTGAAAACGGCTTAAATACGGAGCAAAGACAACTGCACCAGTATTTTAGCTTTAAACTTGCAGCTGTTCGAAATCTCTATCTCAGTAAGTTCTTAAAAGATCATGATCCGAAAGGGGCAAGATTAAAAGAAGAATTGGCTACTCTATTTAGCCAAGCCCACCTTTCATGTTTAAAAGAAGATTACCAAGAACTATCCCGCTTGCTCTGTCAGATAGCAGAAGTAGATGGTCTCTTTAAAGATTTATATGTAAAGTAGTGACTATAAGCATAAAAAAATAGTTCGTAAAAGCGGTTTTTCGTAAAACGAAGAACTGCTTTTTGATTATGGTATAATGAAGTAAGAAAATAGCTTATTCTAGTTGAAAATGAAGGGAGAACGCCTATGCCTAGACCAAAAACAAAAGAGGAATTAGTGCTAGCCTCTAAGGAAAACTATGAAAAACTTAATCTCTTAATTTCTCAGCTAAGTGAAGAGGAGCTACAGACTCCTTTTGATTTTTCAAAAGACCAAAAGAAAAAAGAAGCTCACTGGAAAAGAGAGAAAAATCTACGGGATGTTCTAATCCATCTCTACGAATGGCATCAGTTACTTTTGAATTGGGTAGATTCTAATCAAAAGGGTCATGAAAGACCTTTTCTCCCCGAACCTTATAATTGGAAAATTTATGGGGAAATGAATGTCGCTATTTGGAAGAAGCACCAGAAAACGTCTTTAGAAGAAGCGACTAGACTACTAGAGCAATCGCACGAAGAGGTTTTAGAGTTGATGGAAGGCTTCAGCAATGACGAATTGTTCACAAAAGGTATCTATAAGTGGACGGGAGGGACAAGTCTAGGTTCCTACTTTGTCAGTAGTACCTCCAGTCACTATGACTGGGCTCTGAAAAAACTCAAAGCTCATCAGAGAAATTGTAAGAGTAGCTAGTTGAAGTGCTATTGAAATTCAGAAAAGGTTCTTCTAAGCTTCGAATAGCTTAGTTCTCGTGATTTTAGAGCTATTCTAGCTTTAGAATCCTTCTAAAATTAAAATTTAGGGTTATCATAAACTTAGAATAGCACTAAAACATGTATATCAATGCAATTCTAAGTTTAGAATCACACTGATATTAAAGGGATTGAGCTGTTCGATGCTTAGAATAGCTTGATTCTGAGAAATGTTGACTAGAAAATGATTCGAATAGCTTTTTTTCTGATATAGGATAATAGATAGAGGTGAGATGATGAACATACAAAAAGAGAAAGTTAGAAAAGAGTTGGTGTCCCTCTGTTTGGGAGAGTTCACGGCCGTCCTATCTATTTGGTTTTGTTTTTTCCTTTTGAAAAATCGGCTTGGTGATGTGAATAGTCTAGTCACCATTCTCTATCCTCTGTCTTTACTGACATTTATATTGCTTCAAGGTTCAATCTATTGGGCGATTTTGATTAGAAGACTCTCGAAACCTCAGTTCGGAAGCGCTAGTGTCCCCAAACTATATAGTGGTTTCAGAATACTAGACCTTGTTTTACTTATTTCAGGCTTTCCTTTTATTGTCTGGAACACGCAAAGTGTCCAAGTGGCTGTCTTAGCCACGTTGATAGAGTTTTTTGCCCTTATCGAATGGCTTAATTACTACATTGTACGCCTATCTTATAGTTTGAACCCGCTTGTTTTATGGAAAAGAATTGCCAAGGGAAAACTTGAAAAAAGCAGAATAGCTAAGGAGTTGGGGTAGGGGTGAATGAATGTATGTTTTAGATACTATCAATATAAAACTTTAGTTGACGTTAAATAATATTAAAAATGAATAGGAGAATATCCATGTCTGTAGGGTTAATGGTTGGTTATAATTGGTGGACTATAGGAGAAGGGAGTCTTTTTAATTCATTCTTTTCGACTATTTATGTTCGCTTAGAGAATAATGAGTGGGGAAGTAGATACCCAGTAATAATGAATAAGCTTTACTGGGGAGATGTTCCTTTTGAATCTGTTGAAAGAGGAATAGCTGAGTTGGTATCTATCCAAGAGGAGTTGAAAAAATTTCTCCCTCAGGATGTTATATGGGATTTTGAAGATTTGTCACTCACTCCTCCTTGGGGAAATAATATCGCAGAGCATATAACAAATTTATCGCATTATTTCATAACGAGTTCCGGAAAAGATTTATTCGAAGTTTTGCTGACTAGTTTTAGATTTGCACTTGAGCACGGTCAAAATGTGAGTGTAAAAAGTATTTGAAACTCAATAAATCAAAGGTTCATTTATGCTATAATGTTCTTAATGAATTTTCAGAAAGGAAACTCAATGCCCTACAAATTTCTACTCTTCGATCTTGACCATACTCTTCTTGATTTTGATGCTGCTGAGGATGTGGCTTTGACGCAACTTCTAAAGGAAGAAGGAGTTGCGGACATTCAAGCCTATAAAGACTATTACGTTCCTATGAACAAGGCTCTCTGGAAGGACTTGGAGCAAAAGAAAATCAGTAAACAAGAACTGGTTAACACGCGCTTTTCTCGTTTATTTGCTCATTTTGGACAGGAAAAAGACGGTAGGTTACTTGCCCAGCGTTACCAATTTTACTTAGCCCAACAGGGACAAACTCTTTCGGGTGCTCATGAACTCTTGGACAGCCTCATCGAACGTGATTATGACTTGTATGCTGCGACAAATGGCATTACTGCCATTCAGACAGGTCGTCGGGCTCAATCAGGTCTGGCTCCCTATTTCAACCAAGTCTTTATCTCTGAACAGTTGCAAACGCAAAAACCTGATGCACTATTCTATGAAAAAATCGGTCAGCAGATTGCAGGATTTGATAAAGAAAAGACGCTGATGATTGGAGATTCCCTAACAGCTGATATTCAAGGTGGCAATAATGCTGGAATTGATACTATCTGGTACAACCCTCATTATCTGGAAAACAAGACGCAAGCCCAGCCGACTTATGAAGTCCATTCTTACCAAGACTTGCTGGATTGTTTAGATGCTATGTAGTGCTTTTCCTAAGAGGGGATGATATGGAAACTAAAGTCATTGAAGAGATTGATAACTTACTAAACCTCATCGAGCAGTATCAGTTAAAAGGTGTGGTTGCTCAAGTAAATTCGTTAAAAGAGTTAAAGTATATCATAAGCAATCATATAGAGTTAAGTACTCGAGAGAAGATGAATATTCACTATTCACTCTTTCTTCCTAGGGGTGGCTTATCTGAGCTCTACTATATGGACGCTAATTTTGAACGGATGATGTCTGTAAATAATCAACTTTCCTATGCTATTGAAACAATCGAAAAGTTTTTAATGGCTGATTGATACTGTGAATACTAATGTCAAATATTAGGATCAATAACAGTATATATAAGAACTGTAAAAAGTGGTTTAGATAGCCACTTTTTGCTATAATAGAGGCAGTAAAAACGAAGGAGTTGGCGATGCAACACTCATCTTGGCATGCTTTGATTAAGGAGCGATTACCTGAGGGTTATTTTGGGAAAATCAATCAGTTTATGGAGCAGATCTATGCCCAGGGAATTGTTTATCCACCTAAGGAAAAGGTTTTTCAGGCTCTCTTGACTACTCCTCTGGAAGAAGTTAAGGTGGTGATTCTGGGGCAGGATCCTTATCACGGGCCAGGTCAGGCGCAGGGCTTGAGTTTTTCGGTTCCAGATGCTATTCCAGCCCCGCCATCCTTGCAAAATATCTTGAAAGAATTAGGAGATGATGTTGGCGTTAAGGAATCCCATGATTTGACAGCTTGGGCTGAGCAAGGAGTCTTGCTTCTTAATGCTTGTTTGACGGTTCCTGCTGGTCAGGCCAATGGTCATGCTGGGCAGATATGGGAGCCTTTTACGGATGCTGTGATTCGGGTGGTCAATGATCTGGACAGGCCAGTCGTTTTTGTACTCTGGGGAGCCTATGCACGTAAGAAGAAGGCCCTGGTTACCAATCCTCATCACTTGATTATTGAATCAGCTCACCCAAGTCCTTTATCTGTTTACAGAGGATTTTGGGGTTCCAAGCCTTTTTCTAAGGCCAATGCATTCTTAAGAGAGACAGGACAAGAGCCAATCGATTGGCTTAGATAAGGAGAGAATATGCCTCAGTTAGCGACGATTTGCTACATTGATAACGGAAAAGAACTGCTCATGCTCCATCGTAATAAGAAGCCTAATGATGTCCATGAAGGCAAATGGATTGGTGTGGGTGGTAAGCTAGAGCGAGGAGAGACACCTCAGGAATGCGCAGCGCGTGAAATCCTCGAAGAAACAGGGCTCAAAGCCAAGCCAGTACTTAAAGGTGTTATCACTTTTCCTGAATTTACGCCAGATTTAGACTGGTACACCTATGTTTTTAAGGTGACAGAGTTCGAGGGTGACTTGATTGACTGCAATGAGGGGACCTTAGAATGGGTTCCCTATGATGAAGTCTTAAGCAAGCCAACTTGGGAGGGTGATCACACCTTTGTTGAGTGGCTTTTAGAGGACAAACCCTTCTTTTCAGCCAAGTT
Proteins encoded in this window:
- a CDS encoding peptidase: MQMYFGDVSLCYSYSLAMALDAYGYDFKAEFLEAIMVMGNGASIAKEDERHPLVFFDNGMPDLSISHSLKILGFDYEDFYLKDGAEVDLEEIKGKLETFLSNGSVVLGPLDMGHLTYNPNHTILYGVDHFVTVYDIDDQYLYLHDPAGFACMKVAFNDILEAWKAEAIDYKRGAYSMWGNFKKVKSPSQTEIYQETARIMKTRYLNGQSGVLECYAKVVAENGLNTEQRQLHQYFSFKLAAVRNLYLSKFLKDHDPKGARLKEELATLFSQAHLSCLKEDYQELSRLLCQIAEVDGLFKDLYVK
- a CDS encoding ClbS/DfsB family four-helix bundle protein yields the protein MPRPKTKEELVLASKENYEKLNLLISQLSEEELQTPFDFSKDQKKKEAHWKREKNLRDVLIHLYEWHQLLLNWVDSNQKGHERPFLPEPYNWKIYGEMNVAIWKKHQKTSLEEATRLLEQSHEEVLELMEGFSNDELFTKGIYKWTGGTSLGSYFVSSTSSHYDWALKKLKAHQRNCKSS
- a CDS encoding immunity 70 family protein; this translates as MSVGLMVGYNWWTIGEGSLFNSFFSTIYVRLENNEWGSRYPVIMNKLYWGDVPFESVERGIAELVSIQEELKKFLPQDVIWDFEDLSLTPPWGNNIAEHITNLSHYFITSSGKDLFEVLLTSFRFALEHGQNVSVKSI
- a CDS encoding YjjG family noncanonical pyrimidine nucleotidase, with amino-acid sequence MPYKFLLFDLDHTLLDFDAAEDVALTQLLKEEGVADIQAYKDYYVPMNKALWKDLEQKKISKQELVNTRFSRLFAHFGQEKDGRLLAQRYQFYLAQQGQTLSGAHELLDSLIERDYDLYAATNGITAIQTGRRAQSGLAPYFNQVFISEQLQTQKPDALFYEKIGQQIAGFDKEKTLMIGDSLTADIQGGNNAGIDTIWYNPHYLENKTQAQPTYEVHSYQDLLDCLDAM
- a CDS encoding uracil-DNA glycosylase, whose product is MQHSSWHALIKERLPEGYFGKINQFMEQIYAQGIVYPPKEKVFQALLTTPLEEVKVVILGQDPYHGPGQAQGLSFSVPDAIPAPPSLQNILKELGDDVGVKESHDLTAWAEQGVLLLNACLTVPAGQANGHAGQIWEPFTDAVIRVVNDLDRPVVFVLWGAYARKKKALVTNPHHLIIESAHPSPLSVYRGFWGSKPFSKANAFLRETGQEPIDWLR
- a CDS encoding NUDIX hydrolase, with the protein product MPQLATICYIDNGKELLMLHRNKKPNDVHEGKWIGVGGKLERGETPQECAAREILEETGLKAKPVLKGVITFPEFTPDLDWYTYVFKVTEFEGDLIDCNEGTLEWVPYDEVLSKPTWEGDHTFVEWLLEDKPFFSAKFVYDGDKLLDTQVDFYE